The Microbacterium sp. W4I20 genome segment GCGACTGCGCCAGAGCGAGTTGGAAACGGTGGAAGTCGCATGAGCGGCGACCTGGAGATCGATCACGGCGGGGTCATCGCGGTCGACTCCGATCAGCTGCGGGATGTCGGGCAGCGTGTGATGGCGCTGGCGTCGATGTATGCGGACGCACGTGACTCGATCGAGCGGGCGCACGAGATCATCAGCGGTCTGCCGACGCTCGGCGGGTATGTCTACCTGGATGGTCTGCGCGTCAACGGACAGCGAGCCGACGAGCTGCGGGTCGACGCCGAGAAGGCGGGGGCGGCGACGCTGCTCACGGCCGATGTGTTCCACGTGGTCGAGCTGCGCGCGCGAGCCGACGCGCTGGAGCTCACCGACGCAGCGGCGGCAGCGGCTCTGCACGCGCGCGTGGATCGGCTCCTCGCGGCCGATGAGCGCCTCGGGCCCATCGCTGACGATCTCTTCGCCGAATGGGAGGCCGAGCGCTTCGAGGGCCTGGGAAGCCAGTGGGACGTCGGCGGCCTGCTGGCTCCCTTCTTCACACTCGGCGCATTGGTCGGCGTGGCGTCGAGGCACGGGCTGATGCTGCCCGGCAAGCCGATGACGGGAACGGCCGATCCGGTGAAGGTCACGCCCGTGAAGACGTCGCATCCCTCCAGTCCGCTGGCGAGTGCCGAAGGAGCATTGAAGCGGATGCCGACAGCGCCCGGGGCGCAGGTCGCGGTCGAGAAGTACACGATGCCCGGCGGCGGGGTCCGCTATTTCGCGTATCTCAAGGGCACGCAGAACTTCCTCCCCTGGGAGGCGGGCGGATCGGAACCGTGGGACATGAAGTCGAACGCCGAGCTGTACACCGGTGCGACCTCGGCGTCGTATCAGGCGACCGTCGAGGCGTTGGAGGCGGCGGGTGCGGGGCCGGGCGATCATGTCGACCTCATGGCCCACTCGCAATCCGGGCTCATCGCCGGTCGCCTCGCGATGGAGAGCGAGTTCGACGTCAAGCTGGTGATGACGGCGGGGAGCCCGGGCGCCCCCACGCTCGAAGAGGATCAGACTCTCGTCCAGCTCGGCCACACCGATGACATGGTCGTCGGCTTCGCCGGTGGCGGGTGGCCGAGCGGAACCGGTTCGCCCGACAGCTTCATCGCCACGCGCGTGGGGGACCCGACCCCCGGGTTGCAGGATGTCATGCTGCGCAGCCACCACGTCGACACCTATCTCGAGACGGCGAGGATGGTCGACGAGTCGAATGACCCTCGGGCTGAGGCGCTCGACGCCTATTGGACTGAACTCGGCACGGCCGTCGACGTCGAGCGCACCGAGTACCACGCCGAGCGGAAGGGGTGACGCGATGGTTCTCTCCGCGGACGGTGTACACAAGGTGTATAACTGGTGTATGGCTCGTACCAACATCGACATCGACGAAGAACTGGTCCGCGAGGTCATGCGTCGCTTCGACCTCTCGACGAAGAAGGAGGCAGTCGACCTCGCACTCCGCCGGCTCGTCGGTGTGCCGCTCACGACCGAGTTCCTCCTGAGCATTCGAGGCAGCGGCTGGAGCGGTGACCTCGATTCCCTGCGGAACGACGCCCCCGCGGCGTGGGGCGCCGAGTGATCCTGGTCGACTCGTCCGTGTGGATCGGGTACTTGCGCGACGATGCGACGCCGGCGGTCGAGGCTCTGGCTTCGCTGCTGTCTGAACCGGCCCAAGTGGGCATCACCGAGCCCGTGATGATGGAGCTGCTCGCCGGGGCGCGACGATCGAACGAGTTGAGGATCGTTGAGGCGGTCGTCAACGGACTACCGCGAATCCCGCTCGCTCCCGCGACCGACCTCTTGGACGCCGCGAGTCTCTGCCGTGCCTCGGCGATGAACGGACATCCGATCCGCAGCATGGTCGACTGCATGATCGCTGCCGTGGCGATCCGGCGCGCGGTGCCGCTTCTGCAGCAGGATCGTGACTTCACGTTCCTCGCCGAGATCAGCCCGCTGCGCCTTCACCCGATCCCGGGCTGAGGCACGTCAGTCCCGGCGACGGGCCTTCTTGCTCTGCGGGCGGAGAATGAAGCCGAAGATGCCGTTGATCACCGAGATGATGAGGGCTGCGAGCACGCCCCACCAGAAGTCGCCGACGGTCAGGCCCCAGCCGAAGCCGCTGGTGATCCACGCAGTCAGCCACAGCAGGAACCCGTTGATGATCAGCCCGATCAGGCCGAGCGTGATGATGTAGAGCGGGAATGCGACGATCTTCACGACCGTGCCGATGATCGTGTTCACGAGCGCGAAGATCGCGGCGACCGCCAGCAGCGTCAGCACGAGCTGCAGCGTCTCGCCGGGCGGGAACGCGGTGATCACCACCTGCAGGGCAGGGATCAGCGTGACCACCCAGAGGGCGAAGGCGTTGACGACGACTCGGATGATGAAGCGCATGGTGCGTCCAGTGTCGCACGGTCACCCCGGCTTGTCAGGGAGGAGGCGCAGGTCAGCGAATGTGCTCGGCGATGAGGCGGGCGATCTCGCTCAGGTCGATCCGGCTCTGCGCCACATCGAGGACAAGATCGAACGCCTCGTCGTTGGTGAATGTCACTTCGTACCCGTTGAGCTCGATGAAGATGAACGTCAGATACAACGAGATCCGCTTATTGCCGTCGAAGAGCGCATGGTTCTGCGCCACCGAACTGATGAGAGCGGCGGCCTTCTCCGGAAATGTCGGGTATGCGTCGACTCCGAACATCCCTGCGGACGGCCGGGCGAGTGCCGAGAAGAGAAGCCCTTCGTCGCGAACATGCAGTCCGAGCTTCGCGATCAGGGCGAGGGCCTGCTCTGGCTCGATGTACTCCGTCGCCATGGGTCAGGCGTCCTCGAGACGCGTGATCGTGTCCGCATACCGTTCGGTGATCCGGTCGGCGATGGAGAGCACGCGATCAGTCTTGCTCTCAGTGTTCGCGAAGCGCGCCGCAGCCTCGATGATCACCGCGTGCTTCGAGATGTGCCGCGCGCGCGCGATCGCCTCGAGCTGAGCGTCGAGTTCTGCCGGGAGCCGCACCGTCATAGCCATACCAGAATGGTACCACCAGGCCCCTGACGCGCGCCATCGCCGCCCTCGTAGAATCAAGCTCGTGACCGACCCGATTCTTCCCCGCATCCGCCCCGCCATCGCCGCCCTCGCGCCGTACCGCCAGGGCAAGCAGGCCGGTCCCGATGCGTTCAAGCTGTCGAGCAACGAGAACCCGTTCGACCCGCTTCCCGCGGTGGCCGCGGCGCTGCAGCACACGACGCCGATCAACCGCTACCCGGATGCGACAGCCGGGCGGCTCCGCGCGCGCCTCGCCGAGCGCTACGGCGTCGAGCCCGACCAGGTGCACGTCGCGGCGGGCAGCGTCTCGATCCTGCACCAGCTGATCCTCGCGACAGCATCTGCCGGCGATGATGTCGTCTACGCCTGGCGCTCGTTCGAGGCGTACCCGAGCCTTCCCCTGGTCGCCGGAGCGACCGGCGTGCAGGTGCCCCTGACCCCCGATTCCCGTCACGACCTCGACGCGATGGCGGATGCTGTCACCGACCGCACCCGCGCGATCATCCTCTGCACCCCCAACAACCCGACCGGTCCGATCATCGACAGCGCCGAGTTCGCGGCGTTCGTCGCGCGCGTTCCGGCCGACGTGCTGATCATCCTCGACGAGGCGTACGCAGAGTTCGTGACGGCACCGGGTGCGGTGA includes the following:
- a CDS encoding histidinol-phosphate transaminase; translated protein: MTDPILPRIRPAIAALAPYRQGKQAGPDAFKLSSNENPFDPLPAVAAALQHTTPINRYPDATAGRLRARLAERYGVEPDQVHVAAGSVSILHQLILATASAGDDVVYAWRSFEAYPSLPLVAGATGVQVPLTPDSRHDLDAMADAVTDRTRAIILCTPNNPTGPIIDSAEFAAFVARVPADVLIILDEAYAEFVTAPGAVNGLAERAFEQHPNVVVLRTFSKAYGLAGLRIGYAIGHEKVLDAARTTGIPLSVTSAAENAAIASLDAEPELLERVAVIVERRTRLVEGLRAQGWDVPDAQANFVWLPTGERTDEVAAAFVENDLIVRPFSGDGIRISVGEEASIERVLEVAASVR
- a CDS encoding phage holin family protein, which gives rise to MRFIIRVVVNAFALWVVTLIPALQVVITAFPPGETLQLVLTLLAVAAIFALVNTIIGTVVKIVAFPLYIITLGLIGLIINGFLLWLTAWITSGFGWGLTVGDFWWGVLAALIISVINGIFGFILRPQSKKARRRD
- a CDS encoding type II toxin-antitoxin system death-on-curing family toxin, which produces MATEYIEPEQALALIAKLGLHVRDEGLLFSALARPSAGMFGVDAYPTFPEKAAALISSVAQNHALFDGNKRISLYLTFIFIELNGYEVTFTNDEAFDLVLDVAQSRIDLSEIARLIAEHIR
- a CDS encoding type II toxin-antitoxin system VapB family antitoxin — protein: MARTNIDIDEELVREVMRRFDLSTKKEAVDLALRRLVGVPLTTEFLLSIRGSGWSGDLDSLRNDAPAAWGAE
- a CDS encoding PIN domain nuclease, with the protein product MILVDSSVWIGYLRDDATPAVEALASLLSEPAQVGITEPVMMELLAGARRSNELRIVEAVVNGLPRIPLAPATDLLDAASLCRASAMNGHPIRSMVDCMIAAVAIRRAVPLLQQDRDFTFLAEISPLRLHPIPG
- a CDS encoding ribbon-helix-helix protein, CopG family; this encodes MAMTVRLPAELDAQLEAIARARHISKHAVIIEAAARFANTESKTDRVLSIADRITERYADTITRLEDA